In the Vitis vinifera cultivar Pinot Noir 40024 chromosome 2, ASM3070453v1 genome, one interval contains:
- the LOC100265062 gene encoding long chain acyl-CoA synthetase 4 isoform X3, producing MAQKRFIIEMEKAKEAKDGRPSIGPVYRSSFARDGFPKPIEGMESCWDVFRLAVEKYPGNRMLGQREIVNGKAGKYVWLTYKEVYDKVMKVGNSIRSCGVNEGGRCGIYGANSAEWIMSMEACNAHGLYCVPLYDTLGAGAVEFIICHSELSIVFVEEKKIPEVLKTFPNTTEYLKTIVSFGKVTPEQREEVEKFGLAIYYWEEFLQLGDDKKFDLPLTKKNDICTIMYTSGTTGDPKGVMISNESIVTLIAGVKRLLQSVNEELNEKDVFISYLPLAHIFDRVIEELFISHGASIGFWRGDVKLLVEDIGELKPTIFCAVPRVLDRIYSGLKQKISAGGLLRNTLFNIAYKYKQYNLWKGVKTLEAAPICDKIVFGKVKQGLGGNVRLILSGAAPLSTHVEAYLRVVTCAHVLQGYGLTETCAGTFVSLPNEISMLGTVGPPVPNVDVCLESVPEMGYDALSSTPRGEICIRGKTLFSGYYKREDLTKEVLVDGWFHTGDVGEWQPDGSMKIIDRKKNIFKLSQGEYVAVENLENIYGLVSDIDSIWIYGNSFESFLVAVANPNQQALERWAKENNISGDFDSLCENPKAKEYILGELSKIGKEKKLKGFEFVKAVHLDPVPFDMERDLITPTYKKKRPQLLKYYQNVIDKMYKSINKPSA from the exons ATGGCGCAGAAGAGGTTCATCATAGAGATGGAGAAGGCGAAGGAGGCAAAGGACGGGAGGCCGTCGATCGGACCGGTGTACCGGAGTTCCTTCGCCAGGGATGGATTTCCGAAGCCGATTGAGGGAATGGAGAGCTGCTGGGACGTTTTCCG CCTGGCTGTTGAAAAATATCCTGGAAATCGCATGCTTGGTCAACGAGAGATTGTGAATGGGAAG GCTGGTAAATATGTGTGGCTAACTTATAAAGAAGTATATGACAAAGTGATGAAAGTTGGAAATTCCATCCGCAGTTGTGGTGTTAATGAA GGAGGACGATGTGGTATCTATGGTGCTAATTCTGCTGAGTGGATCATGAGCATGGAG GCGTGCAATGCTCATGGGCTCTATTGCGTTCCTTTATATGATACCCTAG GTGCCGGTGCCGTGGAATTTATCATATGCCATTCAGAGCTGTCAATTGTTTTcgtagaagaaaaaaagattccTGAG GTGTTGAAAACATTTCCTAACACAACTGAATACTTGAAAA CAATTGTGAGCTTTGGCAAGGTTACACCTGAACAAAGGGAAGAAGTTGAAAAGTTTGGTTTGGCCATATATTATTGGGAGGAATTCTTGCAACTG GgagatgataaaaaatttgatcTTCCATTGACAAAGAAAAACGACATTTGTACAATAATGTACACAAGTGGAACAACCGGTGACCCCAAAGGTGTGATGATTTCCAATGAAAGCATTGTTACTCTTATTGCTGGGGTGAAGCGCCTGCTACAGAGTGTCAATGAAGAG TTGAATGAGAAGGATGTATTTATTTCATATCTTCCTCTAGCACATATCTTTGATCGGGTGATTGAAGAGTTATTTATTTCTCATGGTGCCTCAATAGGATTTTGGCGAGGG GATGTCAAATTATTGGTTGAAGACATTGGGGAGCTAAAACCGACTATTTTCTGTGCTGTTCCTCGCGTATTAGATAGGATATATTCAG GTTTGAAACAGAAGATTTCTGCAGGTGGTTTATTGAGAAATACACTGTTCAACATTGCATACAAGTA CAAACAATACAACCTGTGGAAGGGGGTTAAAACCCTAGAGGCAGCTCCTATTTGTGATAAAATAGTCTTTGGCAAG GTAAAGCAAGGTTTAGGTGGAAACGTACGACTTATTTTATCTGGAGCCGCACCACTCTCTACCCATGTGGAAGCTTATCTACGAGTGGTGACTTGTGCTCATGTTCTACAAGGATATG GTCTGACTGAAACTTGTGCGGGCACATTTGTCTCACTGCCAAATGAAATTAGCATGCTTGGTACAGTGGGCCCTCCAGTACCAAATGTTGACGTATGCCTAGAATCTGTTCCTGAAATGGGATATGATGCCCTCTCAAGCACACCACGTGGAGAAATATGCATACGAGGGAAAACCTTGTTCTCGGGATACTATAAACGTGAAGATCTCACCAAAGAGGTCTTGGTTGATGGATGGTTCCACACAG GGGATGTTGGTGAGTGGCAACCTGATGGGAGCATGAAAATTATCGACCGCAAGAAGAACATATTCAAGCTTTCACAAGGAGAATACGTTGCCGTTGAGAACTTGGAAAACATTTATGGTCTTGTTTCTGATATTGACTCG ATATGGATTTACGGCAACAGCTTTGAGTCCTTCCTTGTTGCTGTTGCTAACCCCAATCAGCAAGCACTTGAACGGTGGGCTAAAGAGAACAATATTTCTGGGGATTTTGATTCCCTTTGTGAAAATCCCAAGGCAAAAGAATACATACTTGGAGAGCTCTCAAAGATTGGGAAGGAGAAAAAG TTGAAAGGTTTTGAGTTTGTCAAAGCAGTTCACCTTGACCCTGTGCCATTTGATATGGAACGTGACCTGATCACTCCAACATATAAGAAGAAGAGGCCCCAGTTGCTAAAATATTATCAG AATGTTATTGACAAAATGTACAAAAGCATAAACAAGCCCAGTGCCTGA
- the LOC100265062 gene encoding long chain acyl-CoA synthetase 4 isoform X2, whose amino-acid sequence MAQKRFIIEMEKAKEAKDGRPSIGPVYRSSFARDGFPKPIEGMESCWDVFRLAVEKYPGNRMLGQREIVNGKAGKYVWLTYKEVYDKVMKVGNSIRSCGVNEGGRCGIYGANSAEWIMSMEACNAHGLYCVPLYDTLGAGAVEFIICHSELSIVFVEEKKIPEVLKTFPNTTEYLKTIVSFGKVTPEQREEVEKFGLAIYYWEEFLQLGDDKKFDLPLTKKNDICTIMYTSGTTGDPKGVMISNESIVTLIAGVKRLLQSVNEELNEKDVFISYLPLAHIFDRVIEELFISHGASIGFWRGDVKLLVEDIGELKPTIFCAVPRVLDRIYSGLKQKISAGGLLRNTLFNIAYKYKQYNLWKGVKTLEAAPICDKIVFGKVKQGLGGNVRLILSGAAPLSTHVEAYLRVVTCAHVLQGYGLTETCAGTFVSLPNEISMLGTVGPPVPNVDVCLESVPEMGYDALSSTPRGEICIRGKTLFSGYYKREDLTKEVLVDGWFHTGDVGEWQPDGSMKIIDRKKNIFKLSQGEYVAVENLENIYGLVSDIDSIWIYGNSFESFLVAVANPNQQALERWAKENNISGDFDSLCENPKAKEYILGELSKIGKEKKLKGFEFVKAVHLDPVPFDMERDLITPTYKKKRPQLLKYYQVAPLILIFMHDVNLLTIYGII is encoded by the exons ATGGCGCAGAAGAGGTTCATCATAGAGATGGAGAAGGCGAAGGAGGCAAAGGACGGGAGGCCGTCGATCGGACCGGTGTACCGGAGTTCCTTCGCCAGGGATGGATTTCCGAAGCCGATTGAGGGAATGGAGAGCTGCTGGGACGTTTTCCG CCTGGCTGTTGAAAAATATCCTGGAAATCGCATGCTTGGTCAACGAGAGATTGTGAATGGGAAG GCTGGTAAATATGTGTGGCTAACTTATAAAGAAGTATATGACAAAGTGATGAAAGTTGGAAATTCCATCCGCAGTTGTGGTGTTAATGAA GGAGGACGATGTGGTATCTATGGTGCTAATTCTGCTGAGTGGATCATGAGCATGGAG GCGTGCAATGCTCATGGGCTCTATTGCGTTCCTTTATATGATACCCTAG GTGCCGGTGCCGTGGAATTTATCATATGCCATTCAGAGCTGTCAATTGTTTTcgtagaagaaaaaaagattccTGAG GTGTTGAAAACATTTCCTAACACAACTGAATACTTGAAAA CAATTGTGAGCTTTGGCAAGGTTACACCTGAACAAAGGGAAGAAGTTGAAAAGTTTGGTTTGGCCATATATTATTGGGAGGAATTCTTGCAACTG GgagatgataaaaaatttgatcTTCCATTGACAAAGAAAAACGACATTTGTACAATAATGTACACAAGTGGAACAACCGGTGACCCCAAAGGTGTGATGATTTCCAATGAAAGCATTGTTACTCTTATTGCTGGGGTGAAGCGCCTGCTACAGAGTGTCAATGAAGAG TTGAATGAGAAGGATGTATTTATTTCATATCTTCCTCTAGCACATATCTTTGATCGGGTGATTGAAGAGTTATTTATTTCTCATGGTGCCTCAATAGGATTTTGGCGAGGG GATGTCAAATTATTGGTTGAAGACATTGGGGAGCTAAAACCGACTATTTTCTGTGCTGTTCCTCGCGTATTAGATAGGATATATTCAG GTTTGAAACAGAAGATTTCTGCAGGTGGTTTATTGAGAAATACACTGTTCAACATTGCATACAAGTA CAAACAATACAACCTGTGGAAGGGGGTTAAAACCCTAGAGGCAGCTCCTATTTGTGATAAAATAGTCTTTGGCAAG GTAAAGCAAGGTTTAGGTGGAAACGTACGACTTATTTTATCTGGAGCCGCACCACTCTCTACCCATGTGGAAGCTTATCTACGAGTGGTGACTTGTGCTCATGTTCTACAAGGATATG GTCTGACTGAAACTTGTGCGGGCACATTTGTCTCACTGCCAAATGAAATTAGCATGCTTGGTACAGTGGGCCCTCCAGTACCAAATGTTGACGTATGCCTAGAATCTGTTCCTGAAATGGGATATGATGCCCTCTCAAGCACACCACGTGGAGAAATATGCATACGAGGGAAAACCTTGTTCTCGGGATACTATAAACGTGAAGATCTCACCAAAGAGGTCTTGGTTGATGGATGGTTCCACACAG GGGATGTTGGTGAGTGGCAACCTGATGGGAGCATGAAAATTATCGACCGCAAGAAGAACATATTCAAGCTTTCACAAGGAGAATACGTTGCCGTTGAGAACTTGGAAAACATTTATGGTCTTGTTTCTGATATTGACTCG ATATGGATTTACGGCAACAGCTTTGAGTCCTTCCTTGTTGCTGTTGCTAACCCCAATCAGCAAGCACTTGAACGGTGGGCTAAAGAGAACAATATTTCTGGGGATTTTGATTCCCTTTGTGAAAATCCCAAGGCAAAAGAATACATACTTGGAGAGCTCTCAAAGATTGGGAAGGAGAAAAAG TTGAAAGGTTTTGAGTTTGTCAAAGCAGTTCACCTTGACCCTGTGCCATTTGATATGGAACGTGACCTGATCACTCCAACATATAAGAAGAAGAGGCCCCAGTTGCTAAAATATTATCAGGTAGCTCCTCTGATCCTCATATTCATGCATGATGTGAACCTGCTAACAATTTATGGAATAATTTAA
- the LOC100265062 gene encoding long chain acyl-CoA synthetase 4 isoform X1 produces MAQKRFIIEMEKAKEAKDGRPSIGPVYRSSFARDGFPKPIEGMESCWDVFRLAVEKYPGNRMLGQREIVNGKAGKYVWLTYKEVYDKVMKVGNSIRSCGVNEGGRCGIYGANSAEWIMSMEACNAHGLYCVPLYDTLGAGAVEFIICHSELSIVFVEEKKIPEVLKTFPNTTEYLKTIVSFGKVTPEQREEVEKFGLAIYYWEEFLQLGDDKKFDLPLTKKNDICTIMYTSGTTGDPKGVMISNESIVTLIAGVKRLLQSVNEELNEKDVFISYLPLAHIFDRVIEELFISHGASIGFWRGDVKLLVEDIGELKPTIFCAVPRVLDRIYSGLKQKISAGGLLRNTLFNIAYKYKQYNLWKGVKTLEAAPICDKIVFGKVKQGLGGNVRLILSGAAPLSTHVEAYLRVVTCAHVLQGYGLTETCAGTFVSLPNEISMLGTVGPPVPNVDVCLESVPEMGYDALSSTPRGEICIRGKTLFSGYYKREDLTKEVLVDGWFHTGDVGEWQPDGSMKIIDRKKNIFKLSQGEYVAVENLENIYGLVSDIDSVCLSNVSSYVLPEFITPFFPLILVLSQFHCVCLSNGVIIFLDTVMFWKMFLSRESCLLPVLYMFPRCFLSSKFILLFSPDSLSVNVWEDGHVHMQAAFLVLRFIFEPQKKKTSIKELSHSWWYSSFLLA; encoded by the exons ATGGCGCAGAAGAGGTTCATCATAGAGATGGAGAAGGCGAAGGAGGCAAAGGACGGGAGGCCGTCGATCGGACCGGTGTACCGGAGTTCCTTCGCCAGGGATGGATTTCCGAAGCCGATTGAGGGAATGGAGAGCTGCTGGGACGTTTTCCG CCTGGCTGTTGAAAAATATCCTGGAAATCGCATGCTTGGTCAACGAGAGATTGTGAATGGGAAG GCTGGTAAATATGTGTGGCTAACTTATAAAGAAGTATATGACAAAGTGATGAAAGTTGGAAATTCCATCCGCAGTTGTGGTGTTAATGAA GGAGGACGATGTGGTATCTATGGTGCTAATTCTGCTGAGTGGATCATGAGCATGGAG GCGTGCAATGCTCATGGGCTCTATTGCGTTCCTTTATATGATACCCTAG GTGCCGGTGCCGTGGAATTTATCATATGCCATTCAGAGCTGTCAATTGTTTTcgtagaagaaaaaaagattccTGAG GTGTTGAAAACATTTCCTAACACAACTGAATACTTGAAAA CAATTGTGAGCTTTGGCAAGGTTACACCTGAACAAAGGGAAGAAGTTGAAAAGTTTGGTTTGGCCATATATTATTGGGAGGAATTCTTGCAACTG GgagatgataaaaaatttgatcTTCCATTGACAAAGAAAAACGACATTTGTACAATAATGTACACAAGTGGAACAACCGGTGACCCCAAAGGTGTGATGATTTCCAATGAAAGCATTGTTACTCTTATTGCTGGGGTGAAGCGCCTGCTACAGAGTGTCAATGAAGAG TTGAATGAGAAGGATGTATTTATTTCATATCTTCCTCTAGCACATATCTTTGATCGGGTGATTGAAGAGTTATTTATTTCTCATGGTGCCTCAATAGGATTTTGGCGAGGG GATGTCAAATTATTGGTTGAAGACATTGGGGAGCTAAAACCGACTATTTTCTGTGCTGTTCCTCGCGTATTAGATAGGATATATTCAG GTTTGAAACAGAAGATTTCTGCAGGTGGTTTATTGAGAAATACACTGTTCAACATTGCATACAAGTA CAAACAATACAACCTGTGGAAGGGGGTTAAAACCCTAGAGGCAGCTCCTATTTGTGATAAAATAGTCTTTGGCAAG GTAAAGCAAGGTTTAGGTGGAAACGTACGACTTATTTTATCTGGAGCCGCACCACTCTCTACCCATGTGGAAGCTTATCTACGAGTGGTGACTTGTGCTCATGTTCTACAAGGATATG GTCTGACTGAAACTTGTGCGGGCACATTTGTCTCACTGCCAAATGAAATTAGCATGCTTGGTACAGTGGGCCCTCCAGTACCAAATGTTGACGTATGCCTAGAATCTGTTCCTGAAATGGGATATGATGCCCTCTCAAGCACACCACGTGGAGAAATATGCATACGAGGGAAAACCTTGTTCTCGGGATACTATAAACGTGAAGATCTCACCAAAGAGGTCTTGGTTGATGGATGGTTCCACACAG GGGATGTTGGTGAGTGGCAACCTGATGGGAGCATGAAAATTATCGACCGCAAGAAGAACATATTCAAGCTTTCACAAGGAGAATACGTTGCCGTTGAGAACTTGGAAAACATTTATGGTCTTGTTTCTGATATTGACTCGGTATGCCTCTCAAATGTGTCATCATACGTTTTACCTGAATTTATCACTCCTTTTTTTCCCCTGATTTTGGTTCTCTCTCAGTTTCATTGTGTATGCCTCTCAAATGGtgtcattatatttttagatacGGTCATGTTTTGGAAGATGTTTCTTTCACGTGAATCCTGTCTCTTGCCTGTTCTTTATATGTTCCCAAGATGTTTTCTTTCATCCAAATTTATCCTACTCTTTTCCCCTGATTCTCTCTCTGTGAATGTGTGGGAGGATGGGCATGTGCACATGCAAGCTGCCTTTTTGGTGTTGAGGTTTATATttgaaccacaaaaaaaaaaaacctcaatcaAGGAGCTGTCTCATTCTTGGTGGTACAGTAGTTTTTTACTTGCATAA